The DNA sequence CATCAGCAATGCTATTTTTCGCAACTTTTTCAATTATATTCTTATAATCATAAATCCTCTTTAGTTCCATTTTTTATCCTTCCATATTATATATTTAAATCATCTATTCTATTATAGCAAAATACCTTAATTATACATAGCTTTTATTAATAAATTTAAGCCTACAAATACTGTAGGCTTAAATTTATTAATATAGAGGAAAATCCTTACAAAGGTCTAGGACCATATTCCTTATTTCATCTCTACTGTTGTTCTCATCTAATGCTAAATCGATTATCTCTGCAATCCTTCTCATTTCTTCTTCTTTCATGCCTCTAGTAGTTACTGCAGGTGTTCCAATTCTAATTCCACTTGTTATGAAAGGACTCTCTGGGTCAAAAGGAATGGTATTCTTATTAGTTGTTACATTTACTACTTCTAATAACTCTTCTGCTTTTTTACCTGTTAAACCTTTAGTTCGCACATCGATTAACATCAGATGATTATCTGTACCACCTGATACTAATCTAAATCCTCTCTCAATGAGACTTTCTGCTAAAGCTTTAGCATTTTTTACCACTTGTTTCTGATATTCTTTAAAATCATCTTTTAATGCTTCGCCAAAACTAACTGCCTTAGCAGCAATAACATGCATCAATGGACCGCCTTGAATCCCAGGGAAAATTGCTTTGTCAACAGCTTTGGCATATTCTTTTTTACATAG is a window from the Tepidimicrobium xylanilyticum genome containing:
- a CDS encoding serine hydroxymethyltransferase; amino-acid sequence: QGGHLTHGSPVNISGTYFNFIAYGVDKETEVIDYDEVRKIALKEKPKMIVAGASAYPRIIDFAKFRGIADEVGAYLMVDMAHIAGLVAAGLHPSPVPYADFVTTTTHKTLRGPRGGAILCKKEYAKAVDKAIFPGIQGGPLMHVIAAKAVSFGEALKDDFKEYQKQVVKNAKALAESLIERGFRLVSGGTDNHLMLIDVRTKGLTGKKAEELLEVVNVTTNKNTIPFDPESPFITSGIRIGTPAVTTRGMKEEEMRRIAEIIDLALDENNSRDEIRNMVLDLCKDFPLY